One Natronoarchaeum mannanilyticum genomic window carries:
- a CDS encoding AAA family ATPase, with protein MSEHKGGGISLTVKGAQKRDAGRGVARLSDPARNELGVLSGDTVVIEGERVTATKVWPAGDDVPDDAVLIDADTRANAGVSIGDTVSVRHGSLEEAVSVTLSPPASLADVDENVIQRVATKTLHDRPVSEGEQVRLEQIADQPFTVESTTPHEPVRVTNHTVVNVESDATDGNGGAGVSASSDGTWSNGESSGDAASGSGTSDAADAATTAPTAVSYEDIGGLDDELEQVREMIELPLDQPDLFRRLGVNPPKGVLLYGPPGTGKTLIAKAVANEVDAQFINVSGPEIMSKYKGESEERIREIFETAAENAPTIIFFDEIDSIAGERDDAGDVENRVVAQLLSLMDGLDSRGDVIVIGATNRVDAIDPALRRGGRFDREIEIGVPGVEGRREIFQVHTRGMPLAEDVSVDRLAERTHGFVGADVDALVSEAAMLALRRIRGEADDLAEAELEVTKADFESAMAAIDPSAMREFVAETPDVGYDDVGGLEDAKQTLREAVEWPLAYERLFSETNTEPPNGVLLYGPPGTGKTLLARALAGESEVNFVHVNGPELLDRYVGESEKAVREVFERARTSAPSIVFFDEIDAIAAQREDSHEVTERVVSQLLTELDGLVENPNLVVLAATNRKGAIDPALLRPGRLDTHVEVPEPDEEGRRAIVEVHGRGKPFADDVDLDELADELEGYTGADLEAVVREASMLAIREMAEKLGPEEADERADEIEIGADHFERAIESVEPTLAGY; from the coding sequence CAGAAGCGCGACGCCGGGCGCGGGGTCGCGCGGCTCTCCGATCCGGCGCGGAACGAGCTGGGCGTGCTCAGCGGCGACACCGTCGTGATCGAGGGCGAGCGCGTCACCGCGACGAAGGTGTGGCCCGCCGGCGACGACGTGCCCGACGACGCCGTGCTGATCGACGCCGACACGCGGGCCAACGCGGGCGTCAGCATCGGCGACACCGTCTCGGTCCGGCACGGATCGCTGGAGGAGGCGGTGTCGGTGACGCTGTCGCCGCCGGCGTCGCTGGCCGACGTCGACGAAAACGTGATCCAGCGGGTCGCGACGAAGACGCTCCACGACAGGCCGGTCAGCGAGGGCGAGCAGGTTCGACTGGAGCAGATCGCCGACCAGCCCTTCACCGTCGAGTCGACCACGCCCCACGAGCCGGTTCGCGTGACCAACCACACGGTCGTAAACGTCGAGAGCGACGCGACGGACGGAAACGGCGGCGCGGGCGTATCGGCGTCCAGCGACGGGACGTGGTCGAACGGCGAGTCGTCAGGCGACGCTGCATCCGGGAGCGGAACGAGCGACGCCGCCGACGCCGCGACGACGGCGCCCACCGCGGTCAGCTACGAGGACATCGGCGGCCTCGACGACGAGTTAGAGCAGGTCCGCGAGATGATCGAACTGCCGCTCGATCAACCGGATCTGTTCCGGCGGCTCGGCGTCAACCCGCCGAAGGGCGTCCTGCTGTACGGCCCGCCCGGCACGGGCAAGACGCTGATCGCCAAGGCCGTCGCCAACGAGGTCGACGCCCAGTTCATCAACGTCTCCGGCCCGGAGATCATGTCGAAGTACAAGGGCGAAAGCGAGGAGCGGATCCGCGAGATCTTCGAGACCGCCGCCGAAAACGCGCCGACGATCATCTTCTTCGACGAGATCGACTCGATCGCCGGCGAGCGCGACGACGCCGGCGACGTCGAGAACCGCGTCGTCGCCCAGCTCCTGAGCCTGATGGACGGACTGGACTCGCGGGGCGACGTGATCGTGATCGGCGCGACCAACCGCGTCGACGCGATCGACCCGGCGCTGCGCCGTGGCGGCCGCTTCGACCGCGAGATCGAGATCGGCGTCCCCGGCGTCGAGGGGCGCCGCGAGATCTTCCAGGTCCACACCCGCGGGATGCCGCTGGCCGAGGACGTCTCGGTCGACCGGCTGGCCGAGCGCACCCACGGGTTCGTCGGCGCCGACGTCGACGCGCTGGTCTCCGAGGCGGCGATGCTCGCGCTCCGGCGGATCCGCGGCGAGGCCGACGATCTCGCGGAGGCCGAACTGGAGGTCACGAAAGCCGACTTCGAGAGCGCGATGGCCGCGATCGACCCCTCCGCGATGCGCGAGTTCGTCGCCGAGACGCCCGACGTCGGCTACGACGACGTGGGCGGGCTCGAAGACGCCAAGCAGACCCTCCGCGAGGCCGTCGAGTGGCCGCTGGCCTACGAGCGGCTATTTTCGGAGACCAACACCGAGCCGCCCAACGGCGTCCTGCTGTACGGACCCCCCGGCACCGGCAAGACGCTGCTGGCCCGCGCGCTGGCCGGCGAGAGCGAGGTGAACTTCGTCCACGTCAACGGCCCCGAACTGCTCGATCGCTACGTCGGCGAGTCCGAGAAGGCCGTCCGCGAGGTGTTCGAGCGCGCCCGCACGTCGGCGCCGTCGATCGTCTTCTTCGACGAGATCGACGCCATCGCCGCCCAGCGCGAGGACAGCCACGAGGTGACCGAGCGGGTCGTCTCCCAGCTCCTGACCGAACTCGACGGGCTCGTCGAGAACCCGAACCTGGTCGTACTCGCCGCGACGAACCGCAAGGGCGCCATCGACCCCGCCCTGCTCCGGCCCGGCCGCCTCGACACGCACGTCGAGGTGCCCGAACCCGACGAGGAGGGCCGCCGCGCGATCGTCGAGGTCCACGGCCGCGGGAAACCGTTCGCCGACGACGTCGATCTCGACGAGCTCGCCGACGAGCTGGAGGGGTACACCGGCGCCGATCTGGAGGCGGTCGTCCGCGAGGCGTCGATGCTGGCGATCCGCGAGATGGCCGAAAAGTTGGGGCCCGAGGAGGCCGACGAGCGCGCCGACGAGATCGAGATCGGCGCCGACCACTTCGAGCGCGCGATCGAGAGCGTCGAGCCGACGCTCGCGGGGTACTGA